The Sandaracinus amylolyticus genomic interval CGCGGCGCACCTGGAAGAAGAGCGGCTCGGTGTCGACCGCGCCGAGCGTCGCGCCACGCGTCACGGGCGCGCCGACCTGCACGTCGCTGCGCGCGAGGCCGCCGTAGATCGTGAAGTGCCCCTCGCCGTGATCGACGATGATCATGCGGCCGTACGAGGGATGACGATCGCTGAACGCGACACGACCGTCCGCGGCGCAGCGCACCGGCGCGCCGCGCACTCCGTCGAGCTCGATGCCCGCACCCTGCTCGCGCGTGGCCTCGCGGATGGCGCGCGGCGCAGCGAGTGGGAGCGCGAGCTCGCCGCGGTGCGACTCGAAGCCCAGCGCCGAGGTCGCGGGAGCATCGACGGCGCGCAGGCCGTACGCGCTGGTCGACGTCGAGGTGCCGAACGTCGCATCGGAGAACGCGCTGCCGTAGAGCATCGCGCGGCGCACGTCCTCTTCGAGCGCGCCCTTCTGCGCCTCGAGCTGCGCGACGCGCGCGCGCGTCGTGTCCATCCGCTCGGCGAGGCGCCCCGCTTCGGCGCGCAGGGCGGCGGCGCGGGCGCGCAGATCCGAGAGCGCCTCGAGATCGTGGCGCAGCATGCGCTCGAGGCGCTCCACGCGCGCGACGTGCGCGAGCATCGAGTCGAGCCCGCCGGCGAGCGGCAACACGCCTGCGCGGGTCATGCGGTACAGCGCCCGGGTCCGCTCGCGCACGCGACGATTGGCCGCGGCGCGTCCCTCCGTGAGACCTGCGATCTCGGTCTCGACGCGCGCGTGGTCGGTGCTGGCGTGCTCCGCCTCGGAGAGCGCGCTCGCGATGCGTTCCTCGAGCGCCGCGAGGCGCTGCACCGGATCGAGCGGAAGCGGCGCTTCCTCCGACGTGTCGTCCTGGCCGCGCGCGTCGCGCGGAGCGCTCCCGACCGCGAGGCCGAGCGCGAGCAGCAGCGTGAGGGCGCGTCTCCGCATCGTCAGACCGCCAGGTAGCGGCGCAGCGAGAGCACGCTGCCGGTCGCGCCGAGCAGCGCGCCTCCGAGCACGAGCGCGAGCGCGACGCCGGGATGGAGGAAGACGCTCTGCGTGCCCACGATGCTCGCGAGCGTGCCGTCGACGTGACCGCGCAGCGCGACGTACGCGACGAGCAGGATGAGCAGCGCGACGAGCGCGGAGACCGAGCCCTGCACCGCGCCCTCGACGATGAACGGGCCGCGCACGAAGCCGTTCGTCGCGCCGCAGAGCTTCATCACCTCGATCTCGTCGCGACGACCCGCGACCGCGAGGCGGATGGTGTTGCCGACGACGAACACCACGCACAGCACGACGAGGAGCGCGAGGCCGCTCGCGACGCCGCGCCCCGCGACGACCAGGCTCTCGACGCGCGCGAACCAGCCGCGATAGGTCTCGACGTCCTCGACCGATCCGAAGCGCCGCACGCGGTCGGTGATCGCGTCGACGCGCGCGCCGGTGACGCCCGCGGCGAGCTCGATCTCCAGCGACGCGGGGAACGCGTCCGCGGGCAGCGCGGAGAGGTCGGCGCCGATCTCCGCGTCCCGCAGGAACTGCTCGCGCGCGGCCGACGACGTGAGGTGCTCGATCGCGCGCACCTCGGGCAGCCCCTCGAGCGCGATGCGCAGCTCTTCGACGTCCTGTGCCTCCGCGCCGTCGCGCAGGTACACGCTGAGGCGCGCGGTGCGCCCCCACGAGTCCGCGAGCGCGCCGAGATTCGTGATCGCGAGCAGCGACGTCGCGAGACACAGGAACGCGATCGTGAGGCTCGAGATCGCGACGAGGTGGAGGCCCGCCTCTTCTCGCATCGCACGCGTCGCGCGCGCGAAAGCCGACTTGAGATCCATGAGAGCGTCCCTTCCCTGCCGAGATCAGCGTGCGCGCGCGCGCACGGCGTTCATCGAGACCACGCCCGAGCCCGCCTGGTGCCGGTCGCGGTCGTCCTGGGTCGCTTCGGTCGCGCGCAGATCACGCAGCCCGGAGCGCGCCTCGCGCACGCGGCCTTCGTCGATGTAGACGATGCGGTGCGGCCGCTGCTCGAGCAGCGTGTGGTCGTGCGTCGCGAAGAGGACCGTCGTTCCGGTCGCGTGGATCTCTTCGAAGAGCGTGAGGATGTCGAGCGCGAGGTGCGGGTCGAGGTTCCCCGTCGGCTCGTCGGCGAGGAGCAGCGCGGGCTCGGTCACGATCGCGCGCGCGACCGCGACGCGCTGTTGCTCACCGCCCGAGAGCGCGCCCGTGAGATCCTCGCCGCGCCCCGCGAGCCCCACGCGCTCGAGCGCCTCGGACACGCGCGAGCGGATCAGGCGCTTGCTCATCGCGAGGATCTCGAGCGCCACCGCGACGTTCTCGAAGACCGTCCAGTGCGGGATGATCTTGAAGTCCTGGAACACGATCCCGAGGTTGCGGCGCAGGTACGGGATCGAGTCGCCGGTGAGGCGCGCGATGTCGCGGCCGCAGAACAGGATTCGTCCCTCGTCGGGCGTCTGCTTGCGATAGACGAGCTGCAGGAGCGTGCTCTTGCCCGCTCCGCTCGGGCCCGTGACGAACACGAACTCGCCGCGCTCGACGGTCAGATTGACGTCGCGCAGCGTCGGCTGGTCGGGCCGGAAGAACTTGAAGACATCCTCGAAGACGAGGATCGGGCGCTGGCTCGCCGCGGCGCTCGGGTGCGCGCCGGCGCGGAAGAACGCGAAGGGGCGCACGACCTTGCGGTCGCGCGGCTCGCCATCGCGAGGGGGCTCACCCAGCGAGAATCGCATGTCTCGCCGCGTACCCGAGGAGCGCGCGCGCGGGCAAGAAAACGACGACCGATCGAGAGGCGCGCCGCCACGTTGGATGCGCTCGCGTGCGGCGCCATGAGCGAACTCGAAGGAGGACGCCATGGCGCAGAACGAGCCGCAGAACGGCAGGAACCAGAGCGCGCGCGGAGGTGGCGCGCAGCAGCCGCAGGGACGTGAGCAGGAGCGCGAGCAGCGTGGCCTCGCGCGCGGCGGTGGCGGCGGAACGGGGCTCGGGCGTGGCGGACCGGCGATGCAGACGCCGTTCTCGTTCGTCCGCCGCATGTTCGAGGACATGGATCGGCTCTTCGGCGAGTTCGGCATGGGCGGCGGGCTCGCACCGGCGGGCGGCTACGGCCTCGCGCCGGCGATCAGCGAGTGGACGCCGCAGCTCGAGGTGTTCGAGCAGGGCGATCAGCTCGTCGTGCGCGCCGACCTGCCGGGCATGAAGAAGGAGGACGTGAAGCTCGAGCTGAAGGACGACCTGCTCGTCATCTCGGGCGAGCGGCGCGAGGAGAAGCGCGACGAGCGCGAGGGGTTCTTCCGCACCGAGCGCAGCTACGGCTGCTTCGAGCGCGCGATCCGCGTGCCCGAGGGCACCGATCCCGCGAGCTGCGAGGCGCGCTTCGACGACGGCGTGCTCGAGGTGAAGCTCAAGATGCCGGAGCAGCCGTCGCGCGCTCGCCAGATCCCGATCCAGACGAGCGGCGAGACCGTCTCCGAGAAGACGAAGAAGAGCTGATCAGTCCACGACCGTCGAGCGCACGATCCCGAGCGGATCGCGCAGCACGCGCGGCACCGGAACGATCGTGTCGGCGTCGGCGCCGAACGCCGCGGCGAACGTCGCGCGAAGCACGTGCTCGGCGCGCTTGCCGTGCGGCGAGAACCCCCAGATCGCCTCCTGGCTCACGTCGTCGAGGTACGCGTAGTAGCGCCACACCAGGAACCCCGAGAACCACTCGTGCGGCACGAACGCGCGGAAGCTCGCCTCGAGCGCCCTCGCCTGCTCGTGCTCCGAGATCGCGACGTCGGTCATGTCGTCGGGCCAGAGCCAAGGCTCGACGGCGGCGTCGCGTCGCGTCGTGTAGCCGACCTCGACGAAGAGCACGGGCATGTCGAGCACGCTCGCGACGCGCTCGACGCCCTCGGCCGCGCGGCGTGCGCCCTCCTCGTACTCCGCGAACGTCGCGTTCGCGTGCGAGGCGAGCGGATAGAACGCGTTGATGCCGACGAGGTCGAGGCGATCCCAGAAGAGCACGTCCTCGGCTTCGTCCCAGTTCGCGCTGTACGTGAGCAGCCCCGGGAAGACCTCGCGCACGTCGTCGATGAAGTCCCACCAGAACCCGCCGAAGCGCCCCGACCAGCTCTTGCACTCGACGCCGATCGAGAACGCGTCCGCGCCCGCCGCCGCCGCGTCGCGCGCCCACGCGAGCACGAACGCGCGGTAGTTGCGCTGGTACTCGGCCCACGCCTGAGGCGAGCCGGGATCGATCTCGCCGCGCCAACCGCCGGTCTCGACCCAGAGGTGCGGGATCACCAGCACGCGGATGCCGCGCGCGTGCGCCTGCGCGACGATGCGGCGCACGGCCTCGCGGTTCTCCTCGTAGGGCGCCTCGAAGTCCATGAGGATCTCGGTGCTCTGGAGGCTCCAGATGCGACCGAACGGCGTGATCGAGACCCAGTTCACGCCCATCGACGCGAGGTGATCGAGCAGCGCCGCGGTCGACTCCGTGCCGTACCCGCGACCGGGCTGCTGCGAGCTCTCGATCGGACCGATCGTGACCCCGCGCACCGCCTCGTACCCGGCCTCGCGGAAGCCGTCGCGACCGGGCGGGAGGCGATGCCATGCGTGCGCACCGGTCGCGGGGAACAGGAGCGAGAGCGCGACGAGCGCGCGAACGAACGTCTTCATCGAGAACGGCTCACGGCGTGACGAGCACTTCCAGCGTGTACTGGCCGCGCGACACCATCCCGCGGCCATCGACGACGAGGAAGTACGTACCGGGATCGAGGCGACGATCGATCAGGCTCGACGAGCCGTCGCCGCTGTCGTCGTCGCACGCGAGCTCGCCCGTGTTGGCGCAGCTGTCGCGGTGCACGTGGAGCACGGTGTCGAACGTCGAGCCGCCGGTGTTCGCGACGACGCGGCGCGCCTCGGTGAGCTCGAGCCGGAACATCGCGTCGGTCGAGCGCGCTCCGTCGCCGCACGAGGTGCGCGTCTGGAGATCGTCGAGCATCGCGGTGGTGTCGCCGGTGAAGACGCCGCCCGTCGCGGGGATCTCGAACGCGCTCGCGCACGTCTCGTTGCCGCTGACCGCGACCGGCGTGACCGGGTCGGAGTCCGTCACCGTGATCGCGTACGGCGCCGCGTTGAACGACTCGACGACGACGTAGTACGTGCCCGCCGCGAGATCACGGAGGCGCATCCGCACCGGCGTGCCGCGCGCGCAGCGCAGCTGCGTCGCGCCGTCAGCGCACGTGCCGCGCACCGACGCGTTGAACGACGCGGTGCCGCCGTCGATCTCGATCGTCACGTCGCGGCGCGCGCCGAGCGTGAACGAGTGCACCGCGTCGCGGAAGTCGAAGCCGCAGCTCGTGACCAGGTCGTCCTCCTTGTCGGCGAGCGTTCCCTCGGTGCGCTCGCCGAGCACGAGCGGGATCGCGTTGCGACAGAGGTCGCCCGCGGGCGGCGGCGTCGGAGGCAGGAGCTCCACCTCGAGCGTGTAGTCGATCTCGGCCGACGAGGTGCCCTCGAGCACGATGAAGTACGTGCCTCCCGGGAGCTCGTGCACGAGCCCGTTCGCCGGCGAGTCGTTCGCGCAGCGCAGCGCGCTCGCGCTGCTCTCGCACGTCGAGCGCAGATCCCACGCGAGCCGATCGCCGCTGGGGCTCACTGCCGAGATGCGCACGTCGTGGTCGGCCGTCGTCGTGAACGAGTAGACGACGTCGGGCGCGCCGATGCTGCCGCACTCGGTCGAGAGGTCGTCGGCGACGTCGACGAGGCTACCGGTGAACGTACCGCCGCCCGACACGTCGATCGCGCTGTCGCACGCCTCGTTCGGCGCGGGCTCGGTCGGCTCCGTGAACTCGACCGTGACCGCGACGTCGCCCGGCGCGTTCGACGACACCACGACGAAGTACGTGCCGATCCCGAGCCGCCGCGCGCGCACCTCCGCGGGGAACCCGTAGCTGCACTCGGTCGCGCTCTCGGCGACGCCGCACTCGGTGCCCAGCGCGAGCCCGGTGAGCGTCGCGGGCCCGTCGGCGCGGATGCGCACGCCGCGCGCTTCGCCGAGCGTGAACGTCAGG includes:
- a CDS encoding murein hydrolase activator EnvC family protein, which encodes MRRRALTLLLALGLAVGSAPRDARGQDDTSEEAPLPLDPVQRLAALEERIASALSEAEHASTDHARVETEIAGLTEGRAAANRRVRERTRALYRMTRAGVLPLAGGLDSMLAHVARVERLERMLRHDLEALSDLRARAAALRAEAGRLAERMDTTRARVAQLEAQKGALEEDVRRAMLYGSAFSDATFGTSTSTSAYGLRAVDAPATSALGFESHRGELALPLAAPRAIREATREQGAGIELDGVRGAPVRCAADGRVAFSDRHPSYGRMIIVDHGEGHFTIYGGLARSDVQVGAPVTRGATLGAVDTEPLFFQVRRGTRPLDARTWLGL
- a CDS encoding cell division protein FtsX, which gives rise to MDLKSAFARATRAMREEAGLHLVAISSLTIAFLCLATSLLAITNLGALADSWGRTARLSVYLRDGAEAQDVEELRIALEGLPEVRAIEHLTSSAAREQFLRDAEIGADLSALPADAFPASLEIELAAGVTGARVDAITDRVRRFGSVEDVETYRGWFARVESLVVAGRGVASGLALLVVLCVVFVVGNTIRLAVAGRRDEIEVMKLCGATNGFVRGPFIVEGAVQGSVSALVALLILLVAYVALRGHVDGTLASIVGTQSVFLHPGVALALVLGGALLGATGSVLSLRRYLAV
- the ftsE gene encoding cell division ATP-binding protein FtsE; translation: MRFSLGEPPRDGEPRDRKVVRPFAFFRAGAHPSAAASQRPILVFEDVFKFFRPDQPTLRDVNLTVERGEFVFVTGPSGAGKSTLLQLVYRKQTPDEGRILFCGRDIARLTGDSIPYLRRNLGIVFQDFKIIPHWTVFENVAVALEILAMSKRLIRSRVSEALERVGLAGRGEDLTGALSGGEQQRVAVARAIVTEPALLLADEPTGNLDPHLALDILTLFEEIHATGTTVLFATHDHTLLEQRPHRIVYIDEGRVREARSGLRDLRATEATQDDRDRHQAGSGVVSMNAVRARAR
- a CDS encoding Hsp20/alpha crystallin family protein, coding for MAQNEPQNGRNQSARGGGAQQPQGREQEREQRGLARGGGGGTGLGRGGPAMQTPFSFVRRMFEDMDRLFGEFGMGGGLAPAGGYGLAPAISEWTPQLEVFEQGDQLVVRADLPGMKKEDVKLELKDDLLVISGERREEKRDEREGFFRTERSYGCFERAIRVPEGTDPASCEARFDDGVLEVKLKMPEQPSRARQIPIQTSGETVSEKTKKS
- a CDS encoding glycoside hydrolase family 113, which codes for MKTFVRALVALSLLFPATGAHAWHRLPPGRDGFREAGYEAVRGVTIGPIESSQQPGRGYGTESTAALLDHLASMGVNWVSITPFGRIWSLQSTEILMDFEAPYEENREAVRRIVAQAHARGIRVLVIPHLWVETGGWRGEIDPGSPQAWAEYQRNYRAFVLAWARDAAAAGADAFSIGVECKSWSGRFGGFWWDFIDDVREVFPGLLTYSANWDEAEDVLFWDRLDLVGINAFYPLASHANATFAEYEEGARRAAEGVERVASVLDMPVLFVEVGYTTRRDAAVEPWLWPDDMTDVAISEHEQARALEASFRAFVPHEWFSGFLVWRYYAYLDDVSQEAIWGFSPHGKRAEHVLRATFAAAFGADADTIVPVPRVLRDPLGIVRSTVVD
- a CDS encoding putative metal-binding motif-containing protein — its product is MTAACFASRLRATSFALFVAMSIAGCGDDDGPDESDGGQTMDAGQFDAGPRRPDGARDCTSDEECVDEVTCTRDVCDPMGYCRNPVDPAVCDDEIFCNGVEQCDPRRGCVPGPRETCNDGDVCTLDRCDEPGKTCEHFPRDLDQDGDTDWFCPGGSDCDDMDPVRHSEFPEVCGDRVDNDCDDAIDEPDCGRAPNDTCEDPLDVSAGGVFVVDASSLGGDYTIPCAGTPPSGTVRRDAILTFTLGEARGVRIRADGPATLTGLALGTECGVAESATECSYGFPAEVRARRLGIGTYFVVVSSNAPGDVAVTVEFTEPTEPAPNEACDSAIDVSGGGTFTGSLVDVADDLSTECGSIGAPDVVYSFTTTADHDVRISAVSPSGDRLAWDLRSTCESSASALRCANDSPANGLVHELPGGTYFIVLEGTSSAEIDYTLEVELLPPTPPPAGDLCRNAIPLVLGERTEGTLADKEDDLVTSCGFDFRDAVHSFTLGARRDVTIEIDGGTASFNASVRGTCADGATQLRCARGTPVRMRLRDLAAGTYYVVVESFNAAPYAITVTDSDPVTPVAVSGNETCASAFEIPATGGVFTGDTTAMLDDLQTRTSCGDGARSTDAMFRLELTEARRVVANTGGSTFDTVLHVHRDSCANTGELACDDDSGDGSSSLIDRRLDPGTYFLVVDGRGMVSRGQYTLEVLVTP